A DNA window from Aythya fuligula isolate bAytFul2 chromosome 4, bAytFul2.pri, whole genome shotgun sequence contains the following coding sequences:
- the SMIM14 gene encoding small integral membrane protein 14, with product MAEGGFDPCECICSHEHAMRRLINLLRQSQSYCTDTECLQELPGPNFSGDNGISFAMIVMAWVVIAFVLFLLRPSNLRDSSTAGKPTSPRHGQEPPAPPVD from the exons ATGGCAGAAGGTGGATTTGATCCTTGTGAATGCATTTGCTCACATGAACATGCAATGAGAAGACTCATTAATCTG CTGAGACAATCACAGTCCTACTGCACAGACACAGAATGCCTTCAGGAAT TGCCAGGACCAAATTTCTCCGGTGACAATGGCATCAGCTTTGCCATGATAGTGATGGCCTGGGTTGTGATTGCATTTGTCTTGTTCTTACTGAGACCTAGTAATCTGAGGGATTCCAGTACAGCCGGAAAGCCCACCAGCCCACGTCAT GGACAAGAACCACCCGCCCCACCAGTGGACTAG